From the Acidicapsa ligni genome, one window contains:
- a CDS encoding c-type cytochrome — MKKLLALIALILCSPALLIGASDGKWLHRVPDEDRARHNPFAGQPSAAAAGKVLFQENCAKCHGTDALGLHNRPSLRSERIHNATDGELAWMLKNGNPYKGMPPWSSLPEQQRWQVIAYLRTLPLSVK; from the coding sequence ATGAAAAAGTTACTTGCTCTGATTGCTCTGATCCTCTGTTCTCCGGCGTTGCTGATCGGCGCGTCAGATGGAAAATGGCTGCATCGCGTTCCCGATGAAGACCGCGCACGCCACAATCCTTTTGCCGGACAACCCTCTGCGGCTGCCGCGGGCAAAGTTCTCTTTCAGGAGAACTGCGCCAAGTGCCACGGAACGGATGCCCTGGGTCTACACAATCGGCCGAGCCTGCGTAGTGAACGCATTCACAACGCGACGGATGGTGAACTCGCGTGGATGCTCAAGAACGGCAACCCCTACAAAGGTATGCCGCCATGGAGTTCTCTGCCGGAGCAACAACGCTGGCAGGTGATCGCCTATCTGCGCACGTTGCCTCTGTCTGTGAAGTAA
- a CDS encoding HigA family addiction module antitoxin — translation MQTDNPMHPGRTLARYLADRSVTEVARHLGVARPTLSRLLHGRAAMSLDMALRLSEAFKTEPDLWLRLQMQYDLWVASRSKRDKVTPLEPGIVV, via the coding sequence ATGCAAACCGATAACCCGATGCACCCTGGGCGCACGCTAGCTCGTTATCTCGCGGATCGTTCTGTAACCGAAGTAGCCAGGCATCTTGGTGTCGCGCGACCCACGCTTTCACGCCTGCTGCATGGCAGGGCGGCCATGTCTCTGGATATGGCGCTGCGTCTTTCAGAAGCGTTCAAGACGGAGCCGGACTTATGGCTCCGCCTGCAGATGCAATACGATCTGTGGGTTGCTTCGAGAAGTAAGCGGGACAAGGTGACGCCGCTTGAGCCAGGTATCGTTGTCTAG
- a CDS encoding glycosyltransferase, giving the protein MTPDHQIFFDPQRKRWKRLRRIFDVAAVLLTIVVAIFIFNVFREQHLPDLLLPIPKHNYKAVRDRQSDLLRAEKARGVPAHRKTKRKASDIPFNTGEGVRAAYYQPDNEASYSSFKEHVHQIDILFPVWLHVSEPDGNLMAESKDDLQEYRAVDSRGVHDPDDQNKIKDVIAAAKEDTEIFPHLTSYNPQTKSFDPAIGAVVLDSDKSHALHTQIMSFFKGLPMYHGLSLDFENLPDNAVDAYMQFIQDLYADMHAHNLRLYINVEVSTDDDNLKRMAANSDGLIIMNYDEHEESSEPGPIASQTWFISNLQRVLKIVPKEKIICAVGNYGFDWTMSIPDPKDKKHPKPKVLNTEDLSVQESWQRASDADADLDLDYDSLNPHYSFIDEDDHIRHVVWFLDSVTLLNEMRGARALGLQTFALWSLGQEDRSLWSIWDKPNTADALNALGVVPPGHDLDVEGTGDILRITGTPKPGKRTVQVDTDEPDPRRRLVIDEHMDIYPLTYQLQYYGYDPKRVAISFDDGPDPTWTPKILNILKSKNVKGTFMLIGREAQENVGLMQRLVREGNEIGNHTYSHPDISEISPRQVQLELNLTERLFVSKLGIQPLYFRPPYDIDEEPDTDDQAEPAYRVQQMGYTIIGNKIDTDDWNEHPRKSPKEITDSVLAQLENMKDKPQFQGSVILMHDGGGNRAPTVAALPVLIDALRAHGYEIVPVSALMGKTTAEVMPKITGLQYWRAQADSVAFSILSLFGHFIVMVFLVGDVLMSGRLIVIGVMAIIDRLLRVKEPTPGFNPRVAVLVPAYNEETVIVRTVRSVLNSDYSNLHVIVIDDGSSDRTAEVARAAYEPEIASGKVAVITKPNGGKAAALNYAVERLTEDFYVGIDADTVIASDAISKLIPHFADPMIGAVAGNAKVGNRVNLWTRWQALEYITSQNFERRALDLFNVVTVVPGAIGAWRTGPVKIAGGYPLNTVAEDADLTMSLLEQGLKVVYEDRSLAFTEAPINASGLMRQRFRWSFGTLQAIWKHRAAFTRNKAMGLFALPNILVFQMLLPLVSPFIDLMFLIGVGQFFVDRYYHPEAASTASFEKLLTYFLTFMVIDFVTSAIAFSLERKHPANKGDGWLLFHIWLQRFAYRQVFSVVLFKTVKRAIDGRPFNWDKIARTAKMSKQTDKLIEG; this is encoded by the coding sequence ATGACTCCTGATCACCAGATATTTTTCGACCCGCAACGCAAACGATGGAAGCGCCTGCGCCGCATTTTCGACGTAGCCGCCGTGCTGTTGACGATAGTTGTGGCTATCTTCATTTTCAATGTATTTCGCGAGCAACACCTGCCCGATCTGCTGCTGCCCATACCCAAGCACAACTATAAGGCTGTGCGGGATCGGCAGTCTGATTTGTTGCGCGCGGAAAAGGCGCGAGGGGTACCGGCACACCGCAAGACCAAGCGTAAAGCCTCCGACATTCCATTTAACACTGGCGAAGGCGTGCGCGCCGCTTATTATCAACCGGATAATGAGGCCAGCTACTCCTCGTTCAAAGAGCACGTGCATCAGATCGACATCCTGTTTCCCGTATGGCTGCATGTTTCTGAGCCAGACGGAAATCTGATGGCGGAGTCGAAGGACGATCTGCAGGAGTATCGCGCAGTCGATAGTCGTGGAGTGCATGATCCCGACGACCAGAACAAGATCAAGGATGTAATCGCGGCGGCAAAGGAAGATACGGAGATTTTCCCGCACCTGACGAGTTACAACCCGCAAACCAAGAGCTTCGATCCGGCGATTGGCGCCGTTGTACTGGACAGTGACAAGAGCCATGCTTTGCACACGCAGATCATGAGCTTTTTTAAAGGGCTGCCCATGTATCACGGGCTTTCCCTGGACTTTGAAAATCTGCCCGACAACGCCGTGGACGCGTACATGCAGTTCATTCAGGACCTGTATGCGGACATGCATGCTCATAACCTGCGGCTGTACATCAATGTCGAGGTTTCTACGGATGACGACAATCTAAAGCGTATGGCGGCCAACTCCGATGGGCTCATCATCATGAACTACGACGAGCATGAGGAGAGCAGCGAGCCCGGGCCTATCGCTTCACAGACATGGTTTATCAGTAATCTACAACGCGTCCTGAAGATAGTGCCCAAGGAAAAAATCATCTGCGCTGTGGGCAATTATGGCTTCGATTGGACGATGTCGATTCCCGATCCAAAAGATAAGAAACATCCCAAACCAAAGGTACTGAACACCGAAGATTTAAGTGTGCAGGAGTCGTGGCAAAGAGCATCGGACGCGGATGCGGACCTGGATCTGGATTACGACTCGCTCAACCCTCACTACTCATTTATTGATGAAGACGATCACATCCGCCATGTAGTGTGGTTTCTCGATAGTGTGACTTTGCTGAACGAGATGCGAGGCGCGCGAGCGCTGGGCCTGCAGACATTTGCGCTTTGGTCTTTGGGGCAGGAGGATCGCTCTCTCTGGAGCATCTGGGACAAACCCAACACCGCGGATGCTCTTAACGCACTGGGTGTTGTGCCTCCAGGTCACGATCTGGACGTTGAAGGTACAGGCGACATTCTTCGCATCACGGGAACCCCCAAACCCGGCAAGCGCACGGTACAGGTGGATACGGACGAACCCGATCCGAGACGGCGGCTCGTCATCGATGAGCACATGGATATCTATCCGCTGACCTACCAGTTGCAGTACTACGGCTACGATCCCAAACGTGTTGCGATCTCGTTTGACGACGGTCCGGACCCCACATGGACGCCGAAAATCCTGAACATCCTGAAGAGCAAGAATGTGAAAGGTACGTTCATGCTGATCGGCAGAGAAGCCCAGGAAAATGTGGGCCTGATGCAGAGGTTAGTTCGGGAAGGAAATGAGATAGGCAATCACACCTACTCGCATCCGGACATCAGCGAAATCTCGCCACGACAGGTACAACTAGAGTTGAATCTGACGGAGCGGTTGTTTGTGAGCAAACTGGGCATTCAGCCGCTCTACTTCCGTCCTCCATACGATATCGACGAAGAGCCTGATACGGATGATCAGGCTGAGCCGGCTTATCGCGTGCAGCAGATGGGCTACACCATCATCGGCAACAAGATCGACACGGACGACTGGAACGAGCATCCGAGAAAATCTCCAAAAGAGATTACCGATTCTGTACTGGCACAGCTTGAGAACATGAAGGACAAGCCGCAGTTTCAAGGCAGCGTAATCCTGATGCATGATGGCGGTGGAAATCGTGCGCCAACGGTGGCCGCGCTTCCTGTACTGATCGACGCGTTGCGAGCTCACGGTTATGAGATCGTGCCGGTCTCAGCGCTCATGGGCAAGACAACAGCCGAGGTGATGCCAAAGATCACGGGCCTGCAGTATTGGCGCGCACAGGCAGACTCCGTAGCCTTCAGCATCCTATCGTTGTTCGGCCATTTCATCGTCATGGTCTTCCTGGTTGGCGACGTGCTGATGAGCGGCCGTCTCATCGTTATCGGTGTGATGGCAATCATCGACAGGCTGCTTCGCGTCAAGGAACCTACGCCTGGCTTTAACCCGCGTGTAGCAGTGCTGGTGCCTGCGTATAACGAAGAGACCGTGATCGTGCGCACGGTGCGCTCCGTGCTCAATTCGGATTATTCCAACCTGCATGTGATCGTCATCGATGACGGCTCAAGCGACAGGACGGCGGAGGTCGCACGCGCAGCATACGAGCCAGAGATTGCATCGGGCAAAGTAGCCGTAATCACCAAGCCAAATGGCGGCAAAGCTGCTGCGCTTAACTACGCAGTAGAGCGCTTGACAGAGGATTTCTACGTTGGCATCGATGCCGATACAGTCATCGCTTCAGATGCGATTTCAAAGCTCATTCCGCACTTTGCAGATCCTATGATCGGCGCGGTTGCGGGCAATGCAAAGGTCGGCAACCGCGTCAATCTCTGGACGCGATGGCAGGCTCTTGAATACATCACCAGTCAGAATTTCGAGCGGCGTGCGCTTGATCTCTTCAACGTCGTGACCGTGGTGCCAGGGGCCATTGGGGCGTGGCGCACTGGCCCGGTGAAGATTGCCGGAGGCTATCCACTCAACACTGTGGCGGAAGATGCCGACCTCACCATGAGCCTGTTAGAACAGGGGCTCAAGGTAGTTTACGAAGATCGTTCGCTGGCATTTACTGAAGCACCGATCAATGCCAGTGGACTAATGCGGCAACGCTTCCGCTGGTCCTTCGGCACGCTGCAAGCTATATGGAAGCACCGTGCTGCGTTCACGCGCAATAAGGCGATGGGCCTCTTTGCGCTGCCTAATATTCTCGTCTTTCAGATGCTGTTGCCTCTGGTATCGCCCTTCATCGATCTGATGTTCCTGATTGGCGTAGGACAGTTTTTTGTCGACCGCTACTATCATCCAGAAGCAGCAAGCACGGCCAGCTTTGAGAAGCTGTTGACTTACTTCCTCACCTTCATGGTGATCGACTTTGTAACCTCGGCAATCGCGTTCAGTCTGGAGCGCAAACACCCTGCGAACAAAGGCGATGGATGGCTCCTCTTCCACATATGGCTGCAACGCTTTGCTTATCGGCAGGTCTTCTCGGTAGTGCTCTTCAAGACAGTAAAACGCGCGATCGATGGACGCCCATTCAACTGGGATAAGATCGCACGAACGGCCAAGATGAGCAAGCAGACAGACAAGCTCATCGAAGGCTAA
- a CDS encoding ArnT family glycosyltransferase translates to MRQLKEDKIDPVVKNDQSIFSVSWLGWRAIAAVLGGFILRLWMLSAFPQVSGDALIYGNIAKSLLQKGQFAITDGSGVAHSTLIRLPGYPLFLATCFRLFGMEHYNAVIFTQITLELVACLLLADFVRRIWSPRAGLNTLWLAAMCPFTAVYASAPLTESLTFDMICLALWSLERYLACQRATAGNQIRQQAGWGPLLLFTLAISYAALLRPDGPLLAIALWPALLFSRSLGVAFTPALRRALLVGALAVLPFVPWTIRNWQTFHVFEPLAPRYATDPDEDPHRGWQHWVRTWCLDFASTYEVYWNIPDNPLDVNTLPERALGSGEERAQTLALIADYNDNQEITPAIDARFRALAEQRTARYPLRTLVLLPLGRLGDMLLRPRVENLTIDLRWWEYNQHRPETRFSWGYAAVNLIFLMLGVVGFCYRPRYWPYMAAYILLRCALLLTVEAPETRYTLEFFPILFVMGGIALQQIFRSRKKQIASKTASG, encoded by the coding sequence GTGCGTCAATTGAAAGAGGACAAGATCGATCCTGTGGTCAAAAACGACCAATCCATCTTCAGTGTAAGCTGGCTGGGGTGGCGTGCCATTGCGGCTGTGCTCGGTGGTTTCATCCTACGCCTTTGGATGCTCTCTGCCTTTCCACAGGTATCCGGAGATGCACTCATTTACGGCAATATCGCCAAGAGCCTGTTGCAGAAGGGGCAATTCGCGATCACTGACGGCAGCGGCGTGGCGCATTCGACGCTGATTCGCCTCCCAGGATATCCACTTTTTCTCGCCACCTGCTTCCGCCTGTTTGGCATGGAGCATTACAACGCCGTTATCTTCACGCAAATCACGCTAGAACTCGTCGCCTGCCTGTTGCTCGCGGATTTTGTGCGCCGCATCTGGTCACCACGCGCCGGGCTGAATACGCTGTGGCTGGCCGCGATGTGTCCATTTACAGCGGTGTATGCGTCTGCCCCTCTGACGGAATCGCTTACCTTTGACATGATCTGCCTGGCGCTGTGGTCGCTGGAGCGTTATCTTGCCTGCCAGCGTGCTACTGCGGGCAATCAAATACGTCAGCAGGCAGGCTGGGGGCCGCTGCTGCTCTTTACCTTGGCCATCAGTTATGCCGCCCTGCTTCGTCCGGATGGCCCGTTGCTGGCGATTGCTTTATGGCCTGCTCTGCTATTTTCCCGCAGCCTTGGTGTCGCATTTACCCCGGCATTGCGCAGAGCTTTGCTGGTAGGCGCTTTGGCCGTACTGCCATTCGTTCCGTGGACGATCCGCAACTGGCAGACCTTCCATGTCTTCGAACCGCTGGCCCCGCGTTACGCAACCGATCCCGACGAAGATCCACATCGCGGCTGGCAGCACTGGGTCAGAACCTGGTGCCTCGATTTCGCCAGCACCTACGAGGTCTATTGGAACATCCCCGATAATCCACTGGATGTGAATACTCTGCCGGAAAGAGCTCTTGGATCTGGCGAGGAGCGCGCGCAAACACTGGCACTTATCGCCGACTACAACGACAACCAGGAGATTACGCCAGCCATCGACGCACGTTTCAGGGCGCTCGCCGAGCAGCGTACAGCCCGGTATCCGTTGCGAACTCTGGTGCTTCTTCCACTGGGCAGGCTGGGCGATATGTTGCTGCGTCCGCGCGTCGAAAATCTGACCATAGACCTGCGTTGGTGGGAGTATAACCAGCATCGCCCCGAGACACGTTTCTCCTGGGGTTATGCTGCGGTTAACCTGATCTTTCTGATGCTGGGAGTGGTGGGTTTTTGTTATCGTCCGCGCTACTGGCCGTATATGGCAGCCTATATTCTGCTGCGGTGCGCGCTGCTGCTCACTGTCGAGGCGCCTGAGACCCGCTATACGCTTGAGTTTTTCCCGATCCTCTTTGTGATGGGCGGAATCGCCCTGCAGCAGATCTTTCGTTCGCGGAAAAAACAGATAGCGTCTAAAACGGCCAGCGGCTAA
- a CDS encoding LolA family protein has product MTNLRTITLLSLLFVPVAAVVPAYGADDLQMVLAKLDSASLKFKSAAADITWSNVQTEPIPDKDVQAGTAQFERKNGQLSMAMHLKTDNGKSVPKEMLYAGGQFKLYEPLLKQETVFQAGPNRAEYDTFLALGIGGSGKDMQKNWKVNYAGAEKVDGVSTARLELAPLQDSVKKNFTKAILWIDLDNGIAVKQQFYDISGNYREVSYHNLKLNASVSPDAFTIKTPSGTKIINH; this is encoded by the coding sequence ATGACTAATCTGCGCACGATCACACTTCTCTCGTTGCTTTTCGTTCCCGTTGCAGCGGTTGTCCCTGCCTATGGCGCAGACGATCTACAGATGGTGCTGGCCAAGCTGGATTCCGCTTCGCTGAAGTTCAAGTCTGCGGCGGCGGACATCACCTGGAGCAACGTGCAGACCGAGCCTATCCCGGACAAGGACGTGCAGGCGGGTACAGCGCAGTTTGAGCGCAAAAATGGACAGTTGTCGATGGCTATGCATCTCAAGACGGACAACGGCAAGTCCGTTCCCAAAGAGATGCTTTACGCCGGAGGGCAGTTCAAGCTTTACGAGCCGCTCCTGAAGCAGGAGACAGTCTTCCAGGCTGGCCCGAATCGCGCGGAGTACGATACGTTTCTTGCGCTGGGAATCGGCGGCAGTGGCAAAGACATGCAGAAAAACTGGAAGGTCAATTACGCCGGAGCCGAGAAGGTAGATGGTGTATCGACGGCTAGGCTCGAACTGGCTCCGCTACAGGACAGCGTGAAGAAAAATTTCACGAAAGCGATCCTATGGATCGACCTGGATAACGGAATTGCGGTCAAGCAGCAGTTTTATGACATATCCGGCAACTATCGCGAAGTGAGTTATCACAATCTCAAATTGAACGCGTCGGTGTCTCCGGATGCCTTCACCATCAAGACTCCCTCGGGCACGAAAATCATCAATCACTAG
- the serS gene encoding serine--tRNA ligase — protein MLDLGFVRNNLPLVEEKLRARGADPVALLGDFHSLDARRREAITQSEQFKARRNELSQQVAVLKRAGQDATTVMEETKALKEKLDALDSAATALDEEMRQALARIPNLTRDEVPLGRSETENVEVGNWGVKKAFDFTPRPHWEIGEALGILDLERAAKLSGARFAVYKGAGARLERALINFMLNQHTELHGYTEVLPPFMVNSKSLFGTGQLPKFAEDLFRCEDGTEFVPGEYRDNDHWLIPTAEVPVTNLYRDEVLEDAKLPMSLTAYTPCFRAEAGAAGRDTRGIIRQHQFQKVELVKFVRPEDSDAEHEKLTRHAETILELLELPYRRLLLCTGDTGFSAAKTYDLEVWLPGQELYREISSCSNFEGFQARRANIKFKRTGPDAKGKNEFVHTLNGSGLAVGRTWLAILENYQQADGSVKIPEVLKPYMGGLEYIVKQS, from the coding sequence ATGCTCGACTTGGGATTTGTACGTAATAACTTGCCGTTGGTAGAAGAAAAGCTGCGCGCGCGTGGAGCAGACCCCGTCGCGCTGCTGGGTGATTTCCACTCGCTGGACGCTCGCCGTCGCGAGGCAATTACGCAATCGGAGCAGTTCAAGGCCAGGCGCAACGAACTGAGCCAGCAGGTAGCTGTGCTCAAACGAGCCGGGCAGGACGCAACTACTGTCATGGAAGAAACCAAGGCGCTCAAAGAAAAACTCGACGCGCTGGACTCCGCTGCGACCGCTCTCGATGAGGAAATGCGCCAGGCGCTGGCCCGCATCCCCAATCTGACGCGCGATGAGGTTCCCTTAGGACGCTCTGAGACTGAAAATGTCGAAGTCGGCAACTGGGGAGTCAAGAAGGCTTTCGACTTTACCCCCAGGCCGCATTGGGAAATAGGAGAGGCGCTAGGCATTCTCGACCTGGAGCGTGCAGCCAAGCTCAGCGGAGCACGATTTGCCGTCTACAAGGGCGCGGGCGCGCGGTTGGAGCGGGCGCTGATCAATTTCATGCTCAACCAGCACACCGAGCTTCACGGCTATACCGAGGTGCTGCCTCCCTTCATGGTCAACAGCAAGTCGCTGTTTGGGACGGGGCAACTACCTAAATTTGCCGAGGATCTCTTCCGCTGTGAAGATGGAACGGAGTTCGTACCCGGTGAGTATCGCGACAACGATCACTGGCTGATTCCGACGGCCGAAGTGCCGGTTACCAATCTCTATCGCGACGAAGTTCTGGAAGATGCGAAGCTGCCGATGAGTCTAACGGCTTATACTCCATGTTTTCGAGCGGAAGCCGGAGCGGCGGGAAGAGATACACGCGGCATCATTCGCCAGCACCAGTTCCAGAAGGTTGAGCTGGTGAAGTTCGTGCGCCCGGAGGACTCTGATGCGGAGCATGAAAAGCTCACGCGGCATGCGGAGACGATTCTCGAACTGCTTGAGCTGCCCTATCGGCGCCTGCTGCTTTGCACGGGCGATACTGGATTTTCCGCGGCCAAGACGTACGATCTGGAAGTATGGCTTCCGGGTCAGGAGCTCTATCGAGAGATTTCCTCCTGTTCCAATTTCGAGGGATTTCAGGCTCGTCGCGCCAATATCAAATTCAAGCGGACGGGGCCGGATGCCAAGGGCAAGAACGAGTTCGTCCATACGCTGAACGGCAGTGGTCTGGCAGTTGGGCGCACGTGGCTGGCAATTCTTGAAAACTATCAACAAGCCGACGGCTCGGTGAAAATTCCCGAGGTGTTAAAGCCCTACATGGGTGGGCTGGAATACATTGTGAAACAAAGTTAA
- a CDS encoding NAD(P)/FAD-dependent oxidoreductase, with translation MSQLTAESKPEPGRRPRVAIVGGGFAGINAALELGKLPVDVTLIDRRNHHTFQPLLYQVALAVLSPAQIAQPIRTILKKNANTEVLMDEVVSIQTTHETAAGQLTLTSGTILPYDYLILATGATHSYFGRDDWKPFAPGLKTIEDATEIRRRVLLSFELAERHMLEHGWHPPLNFVIIGGGPTGVELAGAVSDIARLYMKMDFRHINPSEARVLVIEGSPRILSSFPPDLSEKAVNQLESLGVEVWTNKHVSEVGPGYVKVGEERIEAVVILWAAGVQASPLGKLLGAPVDKRGGVFVDNQLNPPDLSHVFICGDLAHFEQDGKPVPGVAQPAMQMGRYAAKAIAADLAGKQRGNFRYFDKGDMATIGRLAAVAKIEWPFKAHWGGFMAWATWLLVHIYFLIGFRNRITIFATWAWTYFTFSDGARLITGDQTLPGWKEATMGTANNAIDRAESDPLDAPATEAANRS, from the coding sequence ATGAGCCAATTAACTGCTGAATCCAAACCTGAGCCTGGACGCAGGCCCCGTGTTGCCATCGTCGGAGGAGGGTTTGCAGGCATCAATGCAGCTCTCGAACTGGGCAAACTGCCTGTGGATGTAACGCTCATCGATCGTCGTAATCACCACACGTTTCAGCCGTTGCTCTATCAGGTCGCGCTGGCGGTGTTGTCGCCGGCACAGATCGCCCAGCCGATCCGAACCATTTTGAAAAAGAATGCCAACACCGAGGTGTTGATGGATGAGGTGGTCAGCATCCAGACGACGCATGAAACGGCGGCAGGCCAACTGACGCTAACCAGCGGCACGATTCTGCCATACGACTACCTGATCCTGGCCACGGGGGCGACGCACTCCTACTTTGGGAGAGATGATTGGAAGCCATTTGCTCCGGGGCTCAAGACGATTGAGGATGCGACCGAGATTCGTCGCCGGGTACTGCTGTCGTTTGAACTCGCCGAACGGCACATGCTGGAGCATGGCTGGCATCCGCCGTTGAATTTTGTGATCATTGGCGGCGGTCCAACCGGCGTAGAGCTGGCCGGAGCGGTTTCAGATATTGCCCGCCTGTACATGAAGATGGATTTTCGCCATATCAATCCGTCCGAAGCGCGGGTCTTGGTGATTGAGGGCTCTCCGCGAATCCTGTCGAGTTTCCCCCCGGATCTTTCAGAGAAGGCGGTAAATCAGCTTGAAAGCCTGGGCGTTGAGGTCTGGACCAACAAGCATGTCTCTGAAGTTGGCCCAGGTTATGTCAAGGTGGGCGAGGAGCGGATCGAGGCGGTGGTGATTCTGTGGGCCGCCGGCGTGCAGGCCTCGCCACTCGGAAAGCTGCTCGGCGCTCCGGTAGACAAGCGCGGGGGCGTCTTTGTCGATAACCAACTGAATCCACCGGATTTATCTCATGTATTTATATGCGGCGATCTGGCTCATTTTGAGCAGGATGGCAAGCCCGTCCCGGGAGTTGCACAACCTGCGATGCAGATGGGGCGTTACGCGGCCAAGGCTATTGCGGCTGATCTTGCGGGAAAGCAACGCGGCAATTTTCGCTACTTCGACAAAGGAGATATGGCGACAATTGGCCGGTTGGCGGCTGTCGCCAAGATCGAGTGGCCGTTTAAGGCGCATTGGGGCGGATTCATGGCCTGGGCAACCTGGCTGCTTGTTCATATCTATTTTTTGATTGGGTTTCGTAATCGCATCACGATTTTCGCGACCTGGGCATGGACGTACTTTACTTTCAGCGATGGAGCGCGCCTGATTACAGGCGACCAGACCCTCCCCGGCTGGAAAGAAGCCACCATGGGGACCGCGAATAATGCGATTGACAGGGCAGAGTCCGATCCCCTGGATGCCCCTGCAACCGAAGCGGCGAACAGGTCATAG